From a single Nostoc sp. MS1 genomic region:
- a CDS encoding cupin domain-containing protein, which produces MKKMSLLLTLAMLAFGSVVANSQQTSSPNTYTQSVTRDVLASGYPTQDQKQIMELVRYAIAPRTKLPTHTHPGMQIVRVEAGTLAYTVVEGEAQVTKANGTKLILKKGKTTQLTVGDSFVEPAGMIHYGENQTNKPVILLSASLFDANQPKAILSNPQNR; this is translated from the coding sequence ATGAAAAAGATGTCTCTGCTGCTCACTTTAGCAATGTTAGCTTTTGGCAGCGTAGTTGCTAATAGCCAGCAAACTTCCTCACCCAACACTTATACTCAATCTGTTACCCGTGATGTTTTAGCCAGTGGTTATCCCACTCAAGATCAAAAACAGATTATGGAACTGGTACGATATGCGATCGCACCCAGAACAAAATTGCCTACTCATACTCATCCTGGGATGCAGATTGTAAGAGTAGAGGCAGGAACTTTAGCTTATACTGTTGTAGAAGGAGAAGCTCAAGTTACAAAAGCTAACGGTACAAAATTAATTCTTAAAAAAGGAAAAACTACACAACTAACTGTAGGAGATTCCTTTGTTGAACCTGCTGGCATGATTCATTACGGAGAAAACCAGACAAATAAACCAGTCATTCTTTTGTCAGCTTCTCTATTTGATGCCAATCAACCAAAAGCTATTTTAAGCAATCCTCAAAATAGGTAA
- a CDS encoding 2'-5' RNA ligase family protein, giving the protein MNHSHSRFFVALLPPQDIQDYANQIKQYFADNYASSHAQKSPPHITLQPPFEWANNNLSVLETSLREFASQQHSIPVTLNNFAAFAPRVIYINVVRSPKLLSLQANLSAQMEANLQIVDRVGKQRPFAPHMTVAFRDLKKQNFHAAWPEFAQRQLNFEFTANKLTLLIHDGRRWQIQSELDFQ; this is encoded by the coding sequence TTGAACCATTCCCACAGCCGTTTTTTCGTCGCCTTGCTACCGCCGCAAGATATCCAAGACTACGCTAACCAAATCAAACAATATTTTGCCGACAACTACGCTAGTAGCCACGCGCAAAAGTCGCCACCACATATTACGCTGCAACCGCCTTTTGAGTGGGCAAATAATAACTTATCAGTTTTAGAAACATCCTTGAGAGAGTTTGCCAGCCAGCAACATTCAATACCAGTTACACTTAATAATTTCGCTGCTTTTGCGCCTCGCGTCATCTATATTAATGTGGTGAGGAGTCCAAAATTGCTGAGTTTGCAAGCAAATTTATCTGCACAGATGGAAGCTAACTTACAAATTGTAGACCGAGTTGGCAAGCAACGACCTTTTGCCCCACACATGACTGTGGCATTTCGAGACTTAAAAAAACAAAACTTTCACGCTGCTTGGCCAGAATTTGCCCAGCGTCAGCTAAATTTTGAGTTTACCGCCAACAAACTCACATTGTTGATTCACGATGGTAGACGTTGGCAGATTCAATCAGAGTTAGATTTTCAATAG
- a CDS encoding YciI family protein yields the protein MPIFVKIEEGKVDKSIFDQYVPAHHAYVKDLIAKGHKAKTGYWAQFGGGMLLFEAESMAEAQAIIAADPLVKNGCVNYKLYEWKIVVE from the coding sequence ATGCCGATTTTCGTCAAAATAGAAGAGGGTAAGGTTGACAAATCTATTTTTGATCAATACGTACCTGCTCACCACGCCTACGTAAAAGATTTAATTGCCAAAGGACACAAAGCTAAAACAGGTTATTGGGCGCAATTTGGCGGCGGGATGTTGCTATTTGAGGCAGAATCAATGGCAGAAGCCCAGGCAATTATTGCGGCTGATCCTTTGGTCAAGAACGGTTGTGTTAACTATAAACTTTACGAATGGAAAATTGTGGTTGAGTAA
- a CDS encoding phasin family protein yields MPGFGDIVQKAFYLGVGLASYAGEKAVSASGKLSEIKLSELRSQIQKLADDMVAKGEMTTEEARRFVEDMMKQAQQPPAPAESPENSPASEPRRIEILEEDEEPTVREASTDNVENVDQLRQQVLELQEELKRLQKD; encoded by the coding sequence ATGCCTGGTTTTGGAGATATTGTTCAAAAAGCTTTTTACCTTGGTGTCGGGTTAGCTTCTTACGCAGGTGAGAAAGCTGTTTCTGCATCTGGTAAACTAAGTGAAATTAAATTAAGTGAACTGCGATCGCAAATCCAAAAACTGGCAGATGACATGGTTGCCAAGGGTGAGATGACCACAGAAGAAGCTCGTCGCTTCGTGGAAGACATGATGAAGCAAGCCCAACAACCACCAGCACCAGCTGAATCTCCAGAAAACTCACCAGCTTCTGAACCTCGTCGCATCGAAATTTTAGAGGAAGACGAAGAACCAACGGTGAGAGAGGCATCAACAGACAATGTAGAAAATGTAGATCAACTCCGTCAACAAGTGCTAGAACTGCAAGAAGAGTTGAAAAGATTGCAAAAAGATTAA
- the queF gene encoding preQ(1) synthase — protein MSNSSPEIVSQPNQELKYGERNIAEGQLITFPNPRVGRRYNIEISLPEFTCKCPFSGYPDFATIHINYVPDERVVELKALKLYINSYRDRYISHEESANQILDDFVAACDPLDVTVKADFSPRGNVHTVVEVRHSK, from the coding sequence ATGAGTAATTCTTCACCAGAGATTGTATCTCAGCCTAACCAAGAGCTTAAGTACGGCGAACGTAACATTGCGGAAGGGCAACTAATTACTTTTCCTAATCCGCGTGTAGGTAGAAGATACAATATTGAGATCAGTTTGCCGGAATTTACCTGTAAGTGTCCATTTTCCGGTTATCCTGACTTCGCAACAATTCATATTAACTATGTGCCTGATGAGCGTGTTGTGGAGTTGAAGGCGCTTAAGCTTTACATTAACAGTTACCGCGATCGCTATATTTCCCACGAAGAATCTGCTAACCAAATTCTCGATGATTTTGTTGCAGCGTGTGATCCCTTGGATGTGACTGTCAAAGCCGATTTTTCTCCCCGTGGAAACGTTCACACAGTCGTAGAAGTGCGACATAGTAAATAA
- the acsF gene encoding magnesium-protoporphyrin IX monomethyl ester (oxidative) cyclase — protein sequence MVNSLATPEPQTLKPGVKAPVQETLLTPRFYTTDFDAVANLDISANETEIRAIVDELRADYNRHHFVRDEEFKQSWDHITGEKRRAFIDFLERSCTSEFSGFLLFKELSRRIKSRNPLLAEAFEYMARDEARHAGFLNKSMSDMRLSLDLNYLTKSRTYTFFPPEWIIYTVYLSEKIGYWRYILVHQHMQEHPEYQFYPLFRKFESWCQDENRHGDFFKALLRSQSSLWKTWKARLWVRFFLLTVFATHTMTVFERASFYESIGIHPRKYNNRVIQETNNTSARAFPIILNTNHPEFFWRLEQCSVNNLKLAAINNNKLPNFIKFFQRIPPAIAIFWNMLKLYLIKPIDTEATRGTVL from the coding sequence ATGGTTAATTCGCTTGCAACTCCAGAACCGCAAACGCTAAAGCCGGGTGTGAAAGCGCCAGTGCAGGAGACATTACTCACGCCTCGGTTTTACACCACCGACTTTGATGCAGTGGCGAATTTAGATATTTCCGCCAATGAGACTGAGATTAGAGCGATAGTTGATGAATTGCGTGCTGACTACAACCGCCATCACTTCGTGCGTGATGAAGAATTTAAACAATCTTGGGATCATATTACCGGGGAAAAGCGCCGCGCCTTTATTGACTTTTTGGAGCGTTCTTGTACCTCGGAGTTTTCGGGATTTCTGTTATTTAAGGAGTTATCTCGCCGCATTAAATCGCGTAACCCTTTGTTAGCGGAAGCTTTTGAATATATGGCACGGGATGAAGCACGCCATGCGGGATTCTTGAATAAATCAATGTCCGATATGCGGCTGTCCCTAGACTTAAATTACCTCACCAAAAGTCGCACATATACCTTTTTTCCGCCGGAGTGGATTATTTATACAGTCTACCTATCGGAAAAAATAGGCTACTGGCGTTATATTTTGGTGCATCAACACATGCAGGAACATCCTGAATATCAGTTTTATCCACTGTTTAGGAAGTTTGAAAGCTGGTGTCAGGATGAAAACCGACATGGGGATTTCTTTAAAGCATTATTGCGATCGCAGTCTTCCCTATGGAAAACTTGGAAAGCACGGCTATGGGTACGCTTCTTCCTGTTGACTGTGTTCGCTACCCATACCATGACAGTATTTGAACGCGCTTCATTTTACGAATCGATTGGTATTCATCCGCGCAAATACAACAACAGAGTGATTCAAGAGACAAATAACACCTCAGCTAGAGCCTTTCCTATCATCTTGAATACCAACCACCCGGAATTTTTCTGGCGCTTAGAACAGTGTTCAGTCAATAACCTCAAACTGGCAGCTATTAACAATAACAAGCTACCCAACTTTATCAAATTTTTCCAGAGAATACCGCCGGCGATCGCTATTTTCTGGAATATGCTGAAGCTTTACCTCATCAAACCTATCGACACCGAAGCCACACGCGGCACAGTCCTTTAA